Genomic segment of Dehalogenimonas alkenigignens:
GGGCGGCGGGGCGGAGTGTTAGGGACGAAGATATTATGTAGAGTGATTGGCAGTACAGTCAGACGCTGATAAACAATCAGATACAGGTCGGATCGGATTGCCACGGACTTGCCCTTCAAGGCAAGTCCTCGCAAAGACAGGCTAGAAAGACGCCGGGTGGTGCCCTCACCCTACCCTCTCCCGCGAGGCCGCGGGAGAGGAGTTGCCTACTCTTTGCCGCGCTGGAGGTTATCCAGGAACTCCACGTTGTTGCGGGATTTCTTGAGCTTGTCCAGGACGCGCTCGGTGACCTCGGCGAAGTGGGTGGCGTCATCGGCGATGAGGGCGACCATACGGCGCAGCAGCTGCACCTGGCGGAAGGTGGTGTCCGACATCAAAAGCTCCTCGCGGCGGGTGCCGGAGCGGGGAATGTCGAAGGCGGGGAAAATCCTGCGCTCGGCCAGGCGGCGGTCGAGGTGGAGCTCCATGTTGCCGGTGCCCTTGAATTCTTCATATATAAGATCGTCCATGCGCGAGCCGGTGTCCACCAGGCAGGTGGCGATGATGGTCAGCGAACCGCCCTCGGCGGTGTTGCGCGCGGCGCCGAAGAACTTCTTGGCCGGGTGCAGGGCGACCGGGTCGAGGCCGCCGGACAGAGTGCGGCCTGACGGCGGCATGGCCAGGTTGTAGGCGCGGGTGAGGCGGGTGATGCCGTCAAGGAGGATGAGCACATCCTTGCCGGACTCCACCATGCGCTTGGCGCGCTCAAGGGCCAGCTCGGCGACGCGGGTCTGGTTCTCCACCGCCTCGTCGAAGGTGGCGGCCATGACCTCGCCCTTCACGGAGCGGCGCATATCGGTGACCTCTTCCGGCCGCTCGCCGATGAGGACGACCATCAGGTGGATATCGTTATAGTTGCCGGTGGCGGCGTTGGCGATGTTTTTGAGGAGCATCGTCTTGCCGGCTTTAGGCGGGGAGACGATCATGCCGCGCTGGCCGCGGCCGATGGGGGCGATGAGATTGATGAGGCGGGTCGAAAGCTGGAGGGGTTCGATCTCCAGGTTGATCATCTTGTCCGGGAAGGTCGGCGTCAAGGAGCCGAAGTGCGGCCGCTGCTTGGCGACGTCCGGGTTGAGATCGTTGATGGCCTCGACCCGGAGCAGCGAATAGTACTTTTCACCCGGCTTGGCGTGCCGCGACTGGCCGATGATCATATCGCCGGTCCGCAGGCCGAAGCGGCGGATCTGGGACTGGGAGATGTAAATGTCCGAGTTTGACGGCAGGAGAGAAGCCTGGCGCAGGAAGCCGTAGCCGTCCGGCATGATCTCCAGGATGCCGGAGCAGAAGATGTTGCCCTGCTGCTCGGTGGAGGCCTGCAGCAGCCGCAGCACGATCTCCTGCTTTTTGGCGCCGGTGACGCCGGTGAGCTTCATCCGCTTGGCCAGCTCCAGCAGGTCTTCCCGGCTCATCGTCTCCAGGGTGGACAGGCCCAGCGGCGGAGGCGGCGGCGGCGGGGCGGGGGGCTCCGGGCGGACTTCCACCGGTTCGATGCTGTTGATGGGATCGATTTCGGACATGGAACTCTCCTAAAATTACTGGTTCGAAGCGCCGCTTGTTTTCCAGTCGGCTAAAAACCGTTCGATGCCGATATCGGTCAGCGGGTGCTTCAGCATCTGTTCAAGTACTTTATAAGGTATGGTGGCGATATGGGCGCCCATCCTGGCCGCCTGGACGCAGTGCAGCGGGTGGCGGATGGAGGCGGCGATGACCTCGGTTTTAAACTCATAGTTGCTGTAAATATCGAGGATATCCTTGACCAGCGCCATGCCGTCATGGCCGATGTCGTCCAACCGGCCGACGAACGGGCTGACGAAGGCGGCGCCGGCGTGGGCGGCCAGCAGCGCCTGGTTGGCGGAGAAGCACAGCGTCATATTGACCCGAATGCCGCTGTCAGCCAGTTCACGCGTCGCCTGGAGGCCTTCCGCCGAGGTCGGCAGTTTGACCACCACGTTCTCCGGCGCCCACTTGAAAAAGCGTTTGCCATCGGCCGCCATCTGGGCGGCGGTGTCGCTGACCACTTCGACGGAGATGGGAGCGCCGGCGGGGATGATCGCGGCGATCTGGCGCACCACCGACTGGTAATCCTTGTGGCCTTCTTTGGCAACGAGCGACGGGTTGGTGGTCACGCCGTGCACCACACCCATGGCGGCGCCTTTTCTGATTTCGGCGATGTTGGCGGTATCGAGGAACAGCTTCATTGAAAACTCCTGCTGAAATTAAAAAGTAATACGGCGCGGTCTAAATTTCTATTCGGCTGCAAGCGGCAGCGCCGCCTGCGACCCCTCCCGCAGCACGTCTTTGGCGGCGCCGATGAAGTCCCGGAACAGCGGCTGCGGCTTGCCGGGCCGCGAGGTGAACTCCGGGTGGAACTGGCAGGCCACCATCCACGGGTGATCGGCCAGTTCGCAAACTTCCACCAGCTTGCGGTCCGGCGACAGGCCGGAGAAGACCATGCCGGCGGCGCGGTAGCTGTCGAGGTAGCGGTTGTTGAACTCGAAGCGGTGGCGGTGACGTTCATAGACGAGCTCTTTGCCGTAGGCCGCGGCGGCTTTAGTACCGGGCACTACCTGGCACGGCCAGTTGCCGAGTCTCATGGTGCCGCCCTTGCCGCAAACCACCTTCTGTTCCGGCATGATGTCGATGACCGGGTGAGCGGTACCGGCGTCGAACTCGGTGGAGTTGGCTCGGGCGGCCGACAGCACGTGGCGGCCGAACTCGATGACCATGATCTGCAGGCCCAGGCACAGGCCGAAGTAGGGCACTTTATGAACGCGGGCGTACTTGGCGGCCTTGATCATGCCTTCGATGCCGCGGTCGCCGAAGCCGCCGGGGACGATAATGCCCTGGGCATGCTCCAGCAGCTTTTCGCCGCCGGGGCGCTCCAGGTCTTCCGACTGCACCCAGTCAATCTGGAGCTTGCGGCCGTGATGCATGGCGGCGTGGGTGAGCGCTTCCCGCACCGAGTAATAGGCGTCTTTCAGTTCGACGTATTTGCCGACCAGGGCGATGCGGACGGTGTCGCAGGCGCCGCTGAAGCAGGATACCATTTCCCGCCACGAGTCGAGCTGCGGCGGGTGGGCTTTCAGATCCAATTTGCGGACCATGAAGTCGCCCAGGCCTTCGGATTCCAGCACCAGGGGTACTTCATAGATGGAATTGACCGTCGGGCAGAAGATGACCGCTTCGCGGTCAACGTCGCAGAAGAGCGAGATTTTGTCGCGGATGGCTTCGGGGATGGAAATATCAGAGCGGCAGACGATAACGTCCGGCTGAATGCCGATGCGCCGCAGTTCGTTGACGCTGTGCTGGGTCGGTTTGGTCTTGAGCTCCTGGGTAGGTCCTATATAAGGAAGAAGGGTCACATGGACGTACAGCACGTTGTCGCGGCCGACGTCCTTGCGCATCTGGCGGATCGCCTCAAGGAAGGGCTGGCCTTCGATATCGCCGACGGTTCCGCCGACCTCGATAAGGAGTACGTCAGCTTTGGATTTATCCGCCAGTTTGCGGAAGCGGTCTTTGATCTCGCCGGTCAAATGGGGCACCACCTGGATGGTGCCGCCCAGAAAATCGCCGCGCCGTTCTTTGGCGATGACGGCTGAGTACACCTGGCCTGAGGTGGTGTTGGATTCCGCGGTCAGGTCAATATCGATGAACCGTTCATAGTTGCCCAGATCGAGATCGGTTTCCGCGCCGTCGCCGGTGACAAAAACCTCGCCGTGCTGGTAGGGGGACATGGTGCCGGGGTCGACGTTTAAGTATGGATCCAGCTTCTGGACGGAGACGGAAATACCGCGGCTCTTAAGAACGGTGCCGATGCTGGCGACGGTGATGCCCTTGCCGACCGAGCTGACCACGCCGCCGGTAACAAAGATGTATTTAGTCATCCAAAAGCATGCTCGAATTTATGAATGGGATTTGGTGTGTCATGCGGAATAGCTGCGGGGCGGACTCGTTCAAGCCCGTGCCGTATTATAGATTCAGGGATTTGGGTTGTCAACACCTTTGCGGAAGCGGTCATGCCTGCTTAGAAAAACTTAGCCGGCAGCCGCTTCCCAGGGCTGCCGGCTCTCAATACTGACAACGCCTTACCCGGCCGGGTCAGCTTTAGCGTTGCGGCGCTTTTTGGGGCTGACTTTAACCGGGGGAGCTTCATCGCTCTTGGGTTTGAAGGTCAGGCCGTCGGCTTCAACGTCGACGATGACGGTGGAACCTTCTTTGAAGTCGCCCTTCAGAATGCGCGTCGCCAGCGGGTTCTCGACATGTTTTTCAATGGCGCGGCGCAGCGGCCGGGCGCCGTAAACCGGGTCGTACCCCACTTTCGCCAGCCATCCTTTTGCCGACTCGGTGATCTCCAGCCCGATTTCCAGGTCTTCCAGCCTCTGTTCGACTTCCCGGGCCATCAGGTCAACGATATGCCGCAACTGCTCCTGGCCAAGTTCGTGGAAGACGATGATCTCATCGACCCGGTTCAAAAACTCCGGCCTGAACGCCTTGCGCACTTCGGCCATGACCTTGTCACGCATGCGGTCATAGTTTTCTCTGCCGTCGCCGCCGGCGGCGGTGACAAAGCCGAGTTTAGATTCCCGCCGGATAGTTTCAACGCCGGCGTTGCTCGTCATGATCACCACGGTGTTCTTAAAGTCAACCGTTCGGCCGTGGCCGTCGGTCAGGCGGCCGTCGTCCAGCAGCTGCAGCAGGGCGTTGAAGACTTCCGGGTGGGCTTTCTCAATTTCATCCAGCAGGATGACCCGGTAAGGCCGCTTTCTAACCGCCTCGGTAAGCTGGCCGCCCTCTTCGAAGCCGATATAGCCGGGCGGGGCGCCGATCATGCGCGACACGGTATGCCGCTCCTGGTATTCCGACATGTCGATGCGGACCATGGCCGTGTCGTCACCGAACAGGAACCAGGCCAGCGAACGCGCCAGTTCGGTCTTGCCGACGCCGGTCGGCCCCAGGAAAAGGAAACTGCCGATGGGGCGGCGCGGATCTTTGAGGCCAGCCCGGGAGCGGCGGATGGCCTCGGAGATGGCGACCACGGCTTCGTTCTGGTCAACGAACCTTTCGTGAATGCGGTCTTCCATGTGCACCAGCTTCTGGGCTTCCGCCTCCAGCATCTGGGACACCGGGATGCCGGTGGCGGCGGCGATAAGGCCGGCGATATGTTCGGCGCTGACTTCCCCGGATATCTTTTCTCTGGCGACCCAGGCTTCTCGTTCTTTTTTATATTCGTCGTCAAGGCGAAGCCGCTCGCTCCGGGCATTGGCGGCGGCGGGGTAATCATTACGCTGGGAGGCGGCTTCTTCCTCTGACTGCAGCTGCTGCACTTTGTTCTCCAGTTCGCGGATAGCCGGAGGGGTGCTCTCCAGATCCAATCGCAGCTTGGAGGCAGCTTCATCAATCAGGTCTATGGCCTTGTCAGGCAGATGCCGGTCGGTGACATAACGCTGGGATAAACGGACCGCGGCATCCAGCGCTTCGTCGGAGATTTTGATTTTATGGTGAGCTTCGTACCGGGGCCTCAAACCTTTGAGAATTTCGATAGCGTCTTCGATGCCGGGTTCGTCAACGAACACCGGCTGCAGGCGCCGCTCCAGAGCTTTGTCTTTTTCAATATATTTGCGGTAATCATCCGAGGTGGTAGCGCCGATAACCTGCAGCTCGCCCCGGGCCAGCGCCGGTTTCAGCATATTGCTGGCATCGAGGGCCCCCTCAGTCGCCCCGGCGCCGACCAGGGTGTGTATCTCATCGATGAAGAGGATAATCTCACCCTGAGATGAGCGGGCTTCGTCCATCACCGCCTTCAGCCGTTCTTCAAATTCACCCCGGAATTTGGCTCCGGCCAATAGCGCGCCCATATCAAGGGCGACAACCCTGCGCCCTTTCAACGACGAGGGAACGTCTCCGGAGACGATTTTCAGGGCAACGCCCTCGGCTATCGCGGTTTTACCGACGCCGGCTTCACCGACGATGACAGGATTATTTTTGGTCCGCCGGGTGATGATCTGCATCACCCGCCTGATTTCCGCCTCCCGGCCGATCACGGGATCCAGCCTGCCCTGTTCGGCCATCTCATTCAGATCACGCGAATATTTAGCCAACGAACGGTATTTACTCTCGGCCCGGGCGTCGGTCACCCGGTGGCTGCCGCGAATCTTCTGCAGCGCGATATAAACCTTCTCTTTATCGATGCCGAAGCTTCTCAGAATAGCCGCCGAAACGCCTTTCGCCTCGCTGGCGATAGCGATGAATATATGCTCGGTCCCAATGAATTCATCCTTCAGTCGCTGTGCCTCCTGAGAAGCCTCCAGCCCAACCTGCTGGATCCGCGGCGTGGGATAGATCTGCTGGGCGTCGTAGCCCAGTTTGGGAACCTTGGACAGCACGGCATCAACCTCGGTTTTTATGGCGTCAGCATCGGCGCCGAGTTCTTTGATTATCTCTCCGACCAGGCCTTTCTCCTGCCCGAGCAACGCCAGCAGCAGATGTTCGACATCCCACTGGTTATGCTGGTACTGGCGAACCAGCTGTTGCGAGGAAGCGACTGCCTCCTGCGCCTGTTCGGTGAATTTTTCCTGTCGCATTATAAATTCCCTTCTTGAAGCCGAGTGAGTTGGGCGCGCAGCTTCTCGTTTTCCTTGATCAGATCGTTCATTTTCAACAGCATGTTGGTGATCACTTCTACTCCGGCCAGGTTCACGCCAAGGTCTTCCATTAAACTCCGTACCCGGCGCAGGGTCTCAATATCGCTCTCGGAGTAGAGGCGGATGTTGCCGGATGAACGCTGCGGCTTCACCAGCCCGGAGCGCTCATAGTAGCGTAGTGTATGAGTCTTAACGCCGATAAGTTCGGCGGCGACGTGAATGACGTAGCGCGGGCGGTATCTTTCTTCGTTCAATCTTTTCCTCCCCCGGATCAGTCAGAGGCGCTTAATTTCGACAGTTCAGTGAATAGTTCTTTTTCTCGGCCTGTCAAATTTGTAGGCAGAACAACATTTACCCGGGCGATCAGGTCGCCGTAGCCTGTCCGGCCAAGATGCGGCATACCCTGCCCGGCAAGCTTAATTGTCCGGCCATTTTGAGTCCCGGGCGGAATCTTCAAAGCCAGATTTTTTCCTTTTATGGTGGGCACGTGGATCTCGCCGCCCAGTATCGCGGTATAGAGCGGAAGATCAACAGTGACGTGAAGGTCATCTTCCTTGCGCTCGAATCGGCTGTGCGGCGTCACCTTAACCACTAAATACAAATCGCCCCGGGGCCCGCCCCCGGAACCCTCTCCGCCTTTTCCGGCCAGACGCACTTTAGAGCCGGTGGTTACGCCGGCTGGAATTTTAATTTCCAGCTTCTCGGCTTTGGCCCCCTGCATCGCCAGAGTACGCTGGGTGCCGTGGTAGGCTTCTTCCAGCGTTACCTCAACCTCGTAATCAACGTCTTCGCCCCGGCGCGGCCGGCGGCGGCCGCCCCCGCCCCGGAGAATCTGCTCAAAAATATCCCCGACATCGTCGCCGGGATAAGAGCCGGTGAACGGGCCGCCTGAAGTACGATATTCAAACCCCCCGAACGGATTTTGGGTTCCCTCGTACTGGTGAAAGCCGGCGCTGGCCTTCTCATAAGCTTCGGCATGCTGCCAGTTCTCACCGTATTTATCATACTTCGCGCGTTTTTCTTTGTCCGATAATACCTCGTGAGCCTCGTTGATCTCTTTGAACTTGGCTTCAGCGGCTTTATCGCCCGGATTTACGTCCGGATGATATTTTCGGGCCAGCTTGCGAAAGGCTTTTTTTATCTCGTCGGCGGTGGCTGCCCGCCCGATGCCGAGGGTGCCGTAATAGTCTTTAGCGGCCATAAGCCCTCTTTTCAACGATTATCAATGATTCATTGTACCAGCAGTCTAGCTTTTTTGTCCAGCAGGTATCATCTTTCTTAATACTCATTTATCAATTAGGTCTTCTCGGACAAGAGTCACCATTTTCTATCAGCAACTTATCCGGGAACTCAAAGCCGCCGGCATCGCCAGGCGCGGAAGGTCTGCCGTCTTGGCCGCCAGTTTGTGAATTGCGGCCTGTGGCTGTTGATGCTATCATTTCGGCATCATTCCAAGGAGAAATTCCATCAAACAGGACGCTTACGCCGCCGCCGGCGTATCCATCGACGCCGCGGTCCAGGCCAAAGAACGGATCAAGGAACTGGCTAAGGCCACCTTCACCCCGGGGGTGTTGGGTGGCCCGGGGTTTTTCGGCGGTATGTTCGAATTGCCGTCAGGCTTTAATAAACCGGTGCTTGTCTCCAGTTGCGATGGCGTCGGCACCAAGCTGAAGATCGCCGCGGCGATGGGCAAACATGACACGGTGGGTATCGATATCGTCAACCACAGCGTCGACGATATCCTGACCTGCGGCGCCGAGCCGCTGTTTTTCCTCGACTATATCGCCATGGGCAAGCTCGACCCGGTGATAGTGGCCGACGTTGTCAAAGGCCTGTCCATGGCATGTCAAGAGGTTTCCTGCGCCCTCGTCGGCGGCGAGACGGCTGAAATGCCCGGGCTGTACCACGGCAACGACTACGACCTGGCCGGCTTCATCGTCGGCATCGTCGAGAAGGACCGCATCCTTCACGGCCGCTCGATCAGACCCGGCGATGCCGTCCTGGGTTTGCCGTCAACGGGGCTGCATACCAACGGCTATTCTCTGGCCAGGAACGTCCTGGGTGAATCACCTTCGGCGATGGCTGCCCGCTACTCCACTCTGGACACCCCGGTCGGCGAGGCGCTGCTCAAGCCCCACCGCTCTTACCTGGCTGATTTGAAGCCGGTGCTTGGGGATGTCAAGGGGTTAGCCCACATTACCGGCGGCGGCTTTACCGACAACATCCCCCGCACCCTGCCGCCGGGCACCGCCGTCCGTATTAGCAAGGGCGCCTGGGAAGTGCTGCCGATTTTTGAACTCATACAGAAGATCGGCGGCGTGGCCGAAGCCGAGATGTACCGGGTGTTCAACATGGGCATCGGCATGGTCGTCTTCGCCGACCCGTCGAAGGTTGCCGCGCTTATGCAGTCCATGCCGGAGGCTAAGATTATCGGCGAAGTCGCCGCCGACACCGGCGGCGGCCGGGTCATCCTCGAATAGCCAGGTCATTATTGCCTCGACAAGCACAGAATAATATCCAGGAGGACACAGATGCGGGCAATCCTCTCCGTTTCCGATAAAACCGGCCTTGAGGCTTTCGCTGTTGAACTGGGCAAACTGGGTTGGGAGATTTTCTCCACCGGCGGCACCAAGAAATCCTTAACCCAGGCCGGAGTGCCGGTACACGCAATCTCGGACATCACCGGCTTCCCGGAAATCCTCGACGGCCGGGTCAAGACGCTGCATCCCATGGTCCACGGCGGCATCCTGGCCCGCCGCGACAAGGCAGACCATATGTCTCAACTGTCGGAGAACAAGATAACCCCGATCGATATGGTGGTAGTCAACCTTTATCCCTTTGTCCAGACCGTGTCCAGGGCGGGCGTGTCGCTGGAGGAGGCTCTGGAGAACATCGACATCGGCGGACCCGCTATGATCCGGGCATCGGCCAAGAATTACCCGGGTGTCATCATCGTCACCGATCCCGCCGACTACCCGCTCCTCATCGAGAAATTGCGGGGCGGCGGCTTATCCCCGGATGAGCGGAAGCGCCTTGCCCAGAAAGCTTTCCAGCATACCGCGATGTACGATACTGCCATCGCCCAGTACCTGTGGCAGGGCAGCGCAGGCTTCCCGGACAACATGACTTTAGCCCTTAAAAAGCGCTATAACCTGCGCTACGGCGAGAACCCTCACCAGGCTGCCGCTTTCTACGCCGAGCATCGCGTCGGCGCCGGGCAGAATTCCGGCATCACCTGGGCGGAGCAGCTGTGGGGCAAGGAATTATCATTCAACAACATCCTGGACGCCGACGCCGCCTGGGCGACGGCCACCGATTTCGAAGCGCCGACAGTGGCCATTGTCAAACATACCAACCCCTGCGGCCTGGCCAGCCGGGATGACGTTGCCGAGGCTTATCAGCGAGCTTTTGAAGGCGACCCGGTATCAGCCTATGGCGGCATTGTGGCAGTCAACCGGACACTTACCGCCGGGATGGCCGAGGCAATGCGCGGCACCTTCTACGAAATCTCGATCGCCCCGGATTACGAAGAAGCGGCGCTGGTAATCCTCAGGAAACGCAAAGACCTGCGCATCTTGAAGGCAAGGCTGCCGGCGGCAGAGACGCAGCCGGCGCTCAATTACCGCCATGTTAAGGGTGGATTGCTGGTACAGCAGGCTGACGCCCTGCCGGAAGACCAGATTACCCTGAAGCCGGTGACCAGGCGCCAACCGACTAAAGAAGAATACGAGGACCTGCGCTTTGCCTTCAGGGCAGTGAAGCACATCAAGTCCAACGCTATCGTCCTGGTTAAGGATAAAATGCTTTTGGGCATGGGCGCCGGACAGCCCAACCGGGTGACCAGCGTGGACATCGCTGTCAAGCGGGCCGGCGAGAAGGCTAAGGGCAGCGTCATGGCCTCCGACGCCATGTTCCCTTTCAACGATTCGGTGCTCCAGGCTGCGGCGGCCGGTATTGCTGCCATCGTCCAGCCCGGCGGTTCTATCCGTGACGAGGACTCCATCAAAGCGGCGGATGAGAACGGCATCGCGATGGTCGTCACCGGCGTCAGACATTTCCTGCATTAAACTACGATACGGGCTCGTATGACCGGACCAGGCTAATATTCTGGGCGGCGGAAGGCGGCACCGATGGCTGATATCAGGGAGATCCAAAACTCGGCTTGGTCGAAATTCCGCCCGTCTGAAGCCGTCCTGCGGGGCGATTCAGCCGATGTCTACTTCCATCGCACCATCCACATCCTGGAAAAAGAAGGTCTCAACCCTATTTCCGTCATGGAGGTCTTTCCCAACGGCGGCGGCATTATCTGCGGCATGGACGAGGCGCTGGCTTTGCTTGATCGGGTGCTGCCCGCGAATAACCGTGAAGTCTGGGCCCTCCAGGACGGAAACGCCGTGATCTCGAAAGAGGTCGCTCTGCGTATCAAAGCGCCTTACCTCAGGTTCGGACTATACGAAACGGCCATTTGCGGCATTCTGGCAGCATCGACCGGTTGGGCAACGGCGGCCCGGGAGTGCGCCCAGGCCGCCGGAGAAATCCCCTGTATCAGCTTCGGGGCGCGGCACGTCCACCCGTTCGTTTCCGGGCGCATGGACTACGCGGCGATGGTTGGCGGCTGTAAGGGCTGCTCCAGCGTCGAGGGGGCGCGCCTGGCTGATATCGAACCATCCGGAACCATGCCCCACGCCTTAATCATCGTCATGGGCGACACGGTCAAAGCCACGCTGGCTTTCGATAAGCACATCGACTCGGGCGTGTCCAGGGTGTCGCTGGTCGATACATTCAAGGATGAAGCCGAGGAGAGCCTGCGGGTGGCGGCAGCCCTGGGCAATAAACTCAAGGCGGTGCGTCTCGACACGCCGGTCGAGCGCGGCCGGGTCACCGCTGAACTGGTTAAGGAGGTCCGCGCCCGGCTTGACCAGGCTGGACATTCTCACGTCGACGTCTTTGTCAGCGGCGGAATCACCCCGGACCGCATCAGGTATTTTGTCGAGGGCGGGGCACCGGTGGCTGGTTTCGGTATCGGCAGCTATATTTCCGGGGCAAAACCCATTGACTATACCGCTGACCTGCATGAGGTTGACGGAAAACCCATTGCCAAACGCGGCAGGATACCTGGGATCACCGAGAATCCACGCCTGCAACGTGTTATGTAAACTCGCCTGGCCCGAAGCTCAACCGGGTTTGACATTGTCCTGCGCCCGGCTAACGACCTGGGTAATCCTCAAGCGCCTGGTACCCTCGGTCCGGGCATTTTCGACCCAGCGGATATACATATTGCGGGAATTGTTTGGTAAGCTCAAGAAATTGAGGGCCGCGGTCTTGTCTGATTCCAGGGCTTGTCGAAGATCTTCAGGGATAACCAGAACCGCCCGGTTGGAATAAGCGCTGTCCCAATTTCCATTGGCCCTGGCTGTTTCGACTGCGGCCATCCCCGCCTGCGCCATCTTGCCCTGCCTGATCAGGCCGCTGGCGATGTCTTTGTTTCTTTGAGACCAAACACTGTTTAACTTTCTTGGAGTATAGCGCAGCATGAAACGGTCGTCGCCCAGGCTCTTCATTTTGCCATCGATCCAACCGTAGGCGATGGCTGCTCTAAGGGCTTCACCATATCGGAGCCCGGGGAGCGGACTCTTAACCTTGTAATGGACCACCCAGGCTTCTCCAGCCTTATCATGGTTGGCGGCCAGCCATGATTTCCATCCAGCGGCATCGGCAAACACCAGAGGTTCGATGTTCGGCACAGGAATATTATACAGGGAATGTCGAGTTTGCTCCGGCGGACTAAAATATTCTTTGACTTTTCTGATTCTTCTGATTATACTGATTGTTGATAACTGGAGTTGGAGATGACAAAAGCTTTAAAAAGAAGCTGTTGCGAGACCGGCGAATGTTACAGTGTTGAGGCCGTTGTTTCAATCGATGGGCGCGGCCAGGTGGTCTTGCCCAAGGGAATCCGCGACGGGCTTGGGCTGGCCGCCGGGGACAAATTAGCTCTGGTGACTCTAGCCCGGGAAGGCAGGCCATGCTGCCTGATGGTAATGAAAGCCGACCGGCTGGCTAGAGGCGCTCGTGAATTCTTAAGTCCGATAATAAATGAGATTTGAAAAGGAGCCTTTGATGAAAGACACCGAGATCAAGAATTACGTCAAAGAACGCTACGGCGGCATCGCCCGCAGCGGCGGCGGCTGCGGCTGTGGGACAGGTTGTTGCGGCGACCCTTCCCCGGACCTCATTTCCCGGGCGATCGGGTATTCCGACGAGGATCTGTCGGCGGTGCCCGAAGGTGCCAACCTCGGCTTGGGTTGCGGCAATCCCACCGCCATCGCCGCTTTGAAACCTGGGGAGACGGTGCTGGATCTGGGGTCCGGTGCCGGCTTCGATGCCTTCCTGGCGGCTCGGCAGGTAGGCCCGGCCGGCAAGGTTATCGGTGTAGACA
This window contains:
- the purM gene encoding phosphoribosylformylglycinamidine cyclo-ligase — translated: MKQDAYAAAGVSIDAAVQAKERIKELAKATFTPGVLGGPGFFGGMFELPSGFNKPVLVSSCDGVGTKLKIAAAMGKHDTVGIDIVNHSVDDILTCGAEPLFFLDYIAMGKLDPVIVADVVKGLSMACQEVSCALVGGETAEMPGLYHGNDYDLAGFIVGIVEKDRILHGRSIRPGDAVLGLPSTGLHTNGYSLARNVLGESPSAMAARYSTLDTPVGEALLKPHRSYLADLKPVLGDVKGLAHITGGGFTDNIPRTLPPGTAVRISKGAWEVLPIFELIQKIGGVAEAEMYRVFNMGIGMVVFADPSKVAALMQSMPEAKIIGEVAADTGGGRVILE
- the purH gene encoding bifunctional phosphoribosylaminoimidazolecarboxamide formyltransferase/IMP cyclohydrolase, coding for MRAILSVSDKTGLEAFAVELGKLGWEIFSTGGTKKSLTQAGVPVHAISDITGFPEILDGRVKTLHPMVHGGILARRDKADHMSQLSENKITPIDMVVVNLYPFVQTVSRAGVSLEEALENIDIGGPAMIRASAKNYPGVIIVTDPADYPLLIEKLRGGGLSPDERKRLAQKAFQHTAMYDTAIAQYLWQGSAGFPDNMTLALKKRYNLRYGENPHQAAAFYAEHRVGAGQNSGITWAEQLWGKELSFNNILDADAAWATATDFEAPTVAIVKHTNPCGLASRDDVAEAYQRAFEGDPVSAYGGIVAVNRTLTAGMAEAMRGTFYEISIAPDYEEAALVILRKRKDLRILKARLPAAETQPALNYRHVKGGLLVQQADALPEDQITLKPVTRRQPTKEEYEDLRFAFRAVKHIKSNAIVLVKDKMLLGMGAGQPNRVTSVDIAVKRAGEKAKGSVMASDAMFPFNDSVLQAAAAGIAAIVQPGGSIRDEDSIKAADENGIAMVVTGVRHFLH
- a CDS encoding nicotinate phosphoribosyltransferase, with the protein product MADIREIQNSAWSKFRPSEAVLRGDSADVYFHRTIHILEKEGLNPISVMEVFPNGGGIICGMDEALALLDRVLPANNREVWALQDGNAVISKEVALRIKAPYLRFGLYETAICGILAASTGWATAARECAQAAGEIPCISFGARHVHPFVSGRMDYAAMVGGCKGCSSVEGARLADIEPSGTMPHALIIVMGDTVKATLAFDKHIDSGVSRVSLVDTFKDEAEESLRVAAALGNKLKAVRLDTPVERGRVTAELVKEVRARLDQAGHSHVDVFVSGGITPDRIRYFVEGGAPVAGFGIGSYISGAKPIDYTADLHEVDGKPIAKRGRIPGITENPRLQRVM
- a CDS encoding YdeI/OmpD-associated family protein; the encoded protein is MPNIEPLVFADAAGWKSWLAANHDKAGEAWVVHYKVKSPLPGLRYGEALRAAIAYGWIDGKMKSLGDDRFMLRYTPRKLNSVWSQRNKDIASGLIRQGKMAQAGMAAVETARANGNWDSAYSNRAVLVIPEDLRQALESDKTAALNFLSLPNNSRNMYIRWVENARTEGTRRLRITQVVSRAQDNVKPG
- the hgcC gene encoding HgcAB-associated protein HgcC, which gives rise to MTKALKRSCCETGECYSVEAVVSIDGRGQVVLPKGIRDGLGLAAGDKLALVTLAREGRPCCLMVMKADRLARGAREFLSPIINEI